A genomic region of Clavibacter michiganensis subsp. insidiosus contains the following coding sequences:
- a CDS encoding phosphoglycerate kinase yields MALRTIDSLGDLRGRRVIVRCDLNVPLTGGVIGDDGRIRASLATLTGLREAGARVVVISHLGRPDGTPDGQYSLRPVAARLGELLGADVAFASDTVGESARAAVDALGDGDVVVLENLRFHAEETSKDEAVRRGFAESLAELGDAFVSDGFGVVHRKQASVFELASALPSAAGSLIASELEVLDRLTENPERPYTVVLGGSKVSDKLGVIGHLLPRVDSLLIGGGMLFTFLKAQGHEVGASLLEEDQLETVKGYLAEAEERGVKIVLPTDVVVADGFSADAAHEVTRADAIEGTPAGAKGLGLDVGPETADAFATIIRGSTTVFWNGPMGVFELEPFAAGTRTVADALTRVEGLSVVGGGDSAAAVRALGFDDDRFGHISTGGGASLEFLEGKRLPGLEVLGWQ; encoded by the coding sequence GTGGCACTCCGCACCATCGATTCCCTCGGGGATCTCCGGGGCCGCCGCGTCATCGTGCGCTGCGACCTCAACGTCCCCCTCACGGGCGGGGTGATCGGCGACGACGGCCGCATCCGCGCCTCGCTGGCGACCCTCACGGGTCTCCGCGAGGCCGGTGCCCGCGTCGTCGTGATCTCCCACCTCGGCCGCCCCGACGGCACGCCGGATGGGCAGTACAGCCTGCGTCCCGTCGCGGCCCGCCTCGGCGAGCTGCTCGGCGCGGACGTCGCGTTCGCGAGCGACACCGTGGGCGAGTCCGCCCGCGCGGCCGTCGACGCCCTCGGGGACGGCGACGTCGTCGTGCTCGAGAACCTCCGCTTCCACGCGGAGGAGACCAGCAAGGACGAGGCCGTCCGCCGCGGCTTCGCGGAGTCGCTCGCCGAGCTCGGGGACGCGTTCGTGTCCGACGGCTTCGGCGTCGTCCACCGCAAGCAGGCGAGCGTCTTCGAGCTCGCGTCGGCGCTCCCCAGCGCCGCCGGCTCGCTCATCGCGAGCGAGCTCGAGGTCCTCGACCGCCTGACGGAGAACCCGGAGCGGCCGTACACGGTCGTGCTCGGCGGATCCAAGGTGTCCGACAAGCTCGGCGTGATCGGCCACCTGCTGCCGCGCGTCGACTCGCTGCTCATCGGCGGCGGGATGCTCTTCACCTTCCTCAAGGCCCAGGGCCACGAGGTCGGCGCGAGCCTCCTCGAGGAGGACCAGCTCGAGACGGTCAAGGGCTACCTGGCCGAGGCGGAGGAGCGCGGCGTGAAGATCGTGCTCCCGACCGACGTGGTCGTCGCCGACGGGTTCTCCGCCGACGCGGCCCACGAGGTCACGCGCGCCGACGCCATCGAGGGGACGCCCGCGGGCGCGAAGGGCCTCGGGCTCGACGTCGGCCCCGAGACCGCCGACGCGTTCGCGACGATCATCCGCGGTTCCACGACGGTGTTCTGGAACGGCCCCATGGGCGTCTTCGAGCTGGAGCCGTTCGCGGCGGGCACGAGGACGGTCGCCGACGCGCTCACCCGCGTCGAGGGGCTCTCCGTGGTCGGCGGCGGCGACAGCGCCGCGGCCGTCCGCGCGCTCGGATTCGATGATGACCGCTTCGGTCACATCTCGACGGGAGGCGGCGCGAGCCTCGAGTTCCTCGAGGGGAAGCGCCTGCCGGGACTGGAGGTCCTCGGATGGCAGTGA
- a CDS encoding RNA polymerase-binding protein RbpA, translated as MASGGNAIRGSRVGAGPMGEQDRGFHAERISISYWDALGNETVRHFAANLPEEEIPVTIDSPQSGLPAGRDKANPPSVAKLEPYKTHLAYVKERRSEEEASQLLEEALDQLRARRGTVKATK; from the coding sequence ATGGCATCAGGAGGAAACGCCATCCGCGGTTCGCGCGTCGGCGCGGGCCCCATGGGCGAGCAGGACCGCGGCTTCCACGCGGAGCGCATCTCGATCTCGTACTGGGACGCCCTCGGCAACGAGACCGTCCGTCACTTCGCGGCGAACCTGCCCGAGGAGGAGATCCCCGTCACGATCGACTCGCCGCAGTCGGGGCTCCCCGCCGGGCGCGACAAGGCGAACCCGCCGTCGGTCGCCAAGCTCGAGCCGTACAAGACGCACCTCGCGTACGTGAAGGAGCGTCGCAGCGAGGAGGAGGCGAGCCAGCTCCTCGAGGAGGCGCTCGACCAGCTCCGCGCCCGCCGCGGCACGGTGAAGGCCACCAAGTAG
- a CDS encoding glucose-6-phosphate dehydrogenase assembly protein OpcA, whose protein sequence is MRVDLPNTTTAKISKALVKIREEGGAVALGRVLTLVISTSLGSEEEAIEAANDASREHPMRVIVISTERGAAAETTTEKARVDAEIRVGGDAGASEVVVLRVYGAAAEDEESLVTGLLLPDAPVVAWWPHDAPAVVSQSPLGRIAQRRITDSSTSSNPRVALQHLAATYAPGDTDFAWTRLTLWRALLAAVLDQPPYEPVTQVEVSGAADSPSTVLLAAWLGLQLQVPVLHEVTTRATGSSGIHGVRLHRASGVIDLDRPIANVATLKQPNQPTHDVSLPRRSLRDCLAEELRRLDPDALYGDVIRHGLERSTAGQGYITASTTARKDSGDR, encoded by the coding sequence ATGAGAGTCGATCTGCCGAACACCACCACCGCCAAGATCTCGAAGGCGCTCGTCAAGATCCGCGAGGAGGGCGGCGCCGTCGCCCTCGGCCGTGTCCTGACGCTCGTGATCTCCACCTCGCTCGGCAGCGAGGAGGAGGCCATCGAGGCCGCCAACGACGCGTCGCGCGAGCACCCCATGCGCGTCATCGTGATCTCCACCGAGCGCGGTGCCGCCGCGGAGACCACCACGGAGAAGGCGCGCGTCGACGCCGAGATCCGCGTGGGCGGCGACGCCGGCGCGAGCGAGGTCGTCGTGCTCCGCGTCTACGGCGCGGCCGCCGAGGACGAGGAGAGCCTGGTCACGGGCCTCCTCCTCCCCGATGCGCCCGTCGTCGCCTGGTGGCCGCACGACGCCCCCGCGGTCGTCAGCCAGTCGCCGCTCGGCCGCATCGCGCAGCGCCGCATCACGGACTCGTCCACGAGCAGCAACCCGCGCGTGGCCCTGCAGCACCTGGCCGCGACGTACGCCCCCGGCGACACCGACTTCGCCTGGACGCGCCTCACGCTCTGGCGTGCGCTGCTCGCCGCGGTGCTCGACCAGCCGCCGTACGAACCCGTCACGCAGGTGGAGGTGTCCGGCGCCGCCGACTCTCCCTCCACCGTGCTGCTCGCCGCATGGCTCGGGCTGCAGCTGCAGGTGCCGGTGCTGCACGAGGTCACCACCCGGGCCACCGGCTCGAGCGGGATCCACGGCGTGCGGCTCCACCGCGCGTCCGGGGTCATCGACCTCGACCGGCCCATCGCCAACGTGGCGACGCTCAAGCAGCCGAACCAGCCGACGCACGATGTGAGCCTCCCCCGCCGGAGCCTCCGCGACTGCCTGGCCGAGGAGCTGCGGCGCCTCGACCCCGACGCGCTCTACGGCGACGTGATCCGTCACGGCCTCGAGCGGTCGACCGCGGGCCAGGGGTACATCACCGCGTCCACCACCGCACGGAAGGACTCGGGAGACCGATGA
- the pgl gene encoding 6-phosphogluconolactonase produces MTNDRRVLVHPDKKAMTGSVAARFLTKLVDILDEEETANVVLTGGTVGPSILAAVNESAARDSVDWTRVHFWFGDERWLPQGDPERNDTTVRAALLDHIDLPAENVHAMGASDAGLSLDEAVAAYTAELAAHANGDTSLPRFDITFLGVGPDGHVASLFPDSEGIRTMDAAVIPVRNSPKPPAERISLTLPVLNSSLRIWMVLAGPDKAFALGLALAGADRIEVPVAGIKGRKRTVFFIDREAAADVPENLRLSSY; encoded by the coding sequence ATGACGAACGACCGCAGGGTGCTCGTGCACCCCGACAAGAAGGCCATGACCGGCTCCGTCGCCGCGCGCTTCCTCACGAAGCTCGTCGACATCCTGGATGAGGAGGAGACGGCCAACGTCGTCCTCACCGGGGGGACGGTCGGCCCGAGCATCCTCGCGGCCGTCAACGAGTCGGCGGCGCGCGACAGCGTCGACTGGACCCGCGTCCACTTCTGGTTCGGGGACGAGCGGTGGCTGCCCCAGGGCGACCCCGAGCGCAACGACACCACGGTGCGTGCGGCGCTGCTCGACCACATCGACCTGCCCGCGGAGAACGTCCACGCCATGGGCGCCAGCGACGCGGGTCTGAGCCTCGACGAGGCCGTCGCGGCGTACACGGCGGAGCTCGCCGCGCACGCGAACGGCGACACCTCGCTCCCCCGGTTCGACATCACGTTCCTGGGTGTGGGGCCGGACGGCCACGTCGCGTCGCTCTTCCCGGACAGCGAGGGCATCCGCACCATGGACGCAGCGGTCATCCCGGTGCGCAACTCCCCGAAGCCGCCGGCGGAGCGCATCTCGCTCACCCTGCCGGTGCTCAACTCGTCGCTGCGCATCTGGATGGTGCTCGCCGGTCCCGACAAGGCCTTCGCCCTGGGCCTCGCGCTCGCGGGTGCCGACCGGATCGAGGTGCCCGTCGCGGGCATCAAGGGCCGCAAGCGCACGGTGTTCTTCATCGACCGCGAGGCCGCGGCGGACGTGCCGGAGAACCTCAGGCTCTCCTCGTACTGA
- the secG gene encoding preprotein translocase subunit SecG → MEILQVVLQVVLGITSLLLTMLILLHKGRGGGLSDMFGGGTTSSLGSSGVAERNLNRITVILGLVWVTCIVVLGLITKFDTGL, encoded by the coding sequence GTGGAAATCCTTCAGGTAGTCCTGCAGGTGGTTCTGGGAATCACCAGCCTCCTGCTGACCATGCTCATCCTCCTGCACAAGGGGCGGGGCGGCGGTCTGTCCGACATGTTCGGGGGCGGCACCACGTCGAGCCTCGGCTCGTCCGGCGTGGCCGAGCGGAACCTTAACCGCATCACCGTCATCCTCGGCCTCGTCTGGGTCACGTGCATCGTGGTCCTGGGGCTCATCACCAAGTTCGACACCGGATTGTAG
- the tpiA gene encoding triose-phosphate isomerase, producing MAVTDRPQGRTPLIAGNWKMNLDHLQAIAFVQKLAWSLKDAKHDYAEAEVAVFPPATDIRSVQTLVSADKLELAYGAQDVSEHQSGAYTGEISAAFLAQLACRYVIVGHSERRTLHGETDEQVAAKSAAAVKHGIVPVICVGETAADLEEHGASAVPVAQLRVAFQGLPKGAVVVVAYEPVWAIGSGQAATPEQAQQVAAPLRAVVAELLGDDAARATRILYGGSVKSGNIAGFLREPDVDGALVGGASLDVQEFSAIARFRSHVGV from the coding sequence ATGGCAGTGACCGATCGCCCGCAGGGGCGCACGCCCCTCATCGCGGGCAACTGGAAGATGAACCTGGACCACCTCCAGGCCATCGCCTTCGTGCAGAAGCTCGCGTGGAGCCTCAAGGACGCGAAGCACGACTACGCGGAGGCGGAGGTCGCGGTGTTCCCGCCGGCCACCGACATCCGCAGCGTGCAGACGCTCGTGTCGGCCGACAAGCTCGAGCTGGCCTACGGCGCGCAGGACGTGTCCGAGCATCAGTCGGGCGCGTACACGGGGGAGATCTCCGCGGCGTTCCTGGCGCAGCTCGCCTGCCGCTACGTCATCGTGGGCCACTCCGAGCGGCGCACGCTGCACGGCGAGACCGACGAGCAGGTGGCCGCCAAGTCCGCTGCCGCCGTGAAGCACGGCATCGTGCCGGTGATCTGCGTGGGCGAGACCGCAGCCGACCTCGAGGAGCACGGCGCCAGCGCCGTCCCCGTGGCCCAGCTGCGCGTCGCGTTCCAGGGCCTGCCGAAGGGCGCCGTCGTCGTCGTCGCCTACGAGCCGGTCTGGGCCATCGGGTCCGGCCAGGCCGCGACGCCGGAGCAGGCGCAGCAGGTTGCGGCGCCGCTCCGCGCCGTCGTCGCCGAGCTGCTGGGCGACGACGCGGCGAGGGCCACGCGCATCCTCTACGGCGGCTCGGTCAAGTCCGGCAACATCGCGGGCTTCCTCCGCGAGCCGGACGTCGACGGAGCCCTCGTCGGGGGAGCCAGTCTCGACGTGCAGGAGTTCTCCGCGATCGCGCGGTTCCGCTCGCACGTCGGCGTCTGA
- the zwf gene encoding glucose-6-phosphate dehydrogenase → MSPVDITPEFNPLRIPSDRRLNRIAGPSSLIIFGVTGDLSRKKLMPAVYDLANRGLLPPGFALIGFARRDWEDQDFEQVVYEAVKQYSRTKFDEDVWRQLAQGIRFVQGTFDDDEAFQTLKDITEELDRERGTMGNHAFYLSIPPKSFPLVTEQLRRSGLADQKEGHWRRVVIEKPFGSDLKTARELNAVVESVFPPDSVFRIDHYLGKETVQNILALRFANQLYEPLWNANYVDHVQITMAEDIGVGGRAGYYDGIGAARDVIQNHLLQLLALTAMEEPVAFDASSLRDEKEKVLSAVRLPKDLSTATARGQYAGGWQGGEEVVGFLDEDGMDPESLTETYAAMRLDINTRRWSGVPFYLRAGKRLGRRVTEIAVVFKRAPQNLFAEDQTSALGQNALVIRVQPDEGVTIRFGSKVPGAGMQVRDVTMDFGYGHAFTEASPEAYERLILDVLLGDPPLFPRHQEVELSWKILDPIEEFWRTQGQPEQYRPGTWGPASADELLARDGRTWRRP, encoded by the coding sequence ATGTCGCCGGTGGATATCACCCCGGAATTCAATCCACTGCGGATCCCGTCGGATCGACGGCTGAACCGCATCGCGGGGCCGAGCAGCCTCATCATCTTCGGCGTGACGGGTGACCTGTCGCGCAAGAAGCTGATGCCGGCCGTCTACGACCTCGCCAACCGGGGGCTCCTGCCCCCCGGCTTCGCGCTCATCGGCTTCGCCCGGAGGGACTGGGAGGACCAGGACTTCGAGCAGGTCGTGTACGAGGCCGTCAAGCAGTACTCGCGCACCAAGTTCGACGAGGACGTCTGGCGCCAGCTGGCGCAGGGCATCCGCTTCGTGCAGGGCACCTTCGACGACGACGAGGCGTTCCAGACGCTGAAGGACATCACGGAGGAGCTCGACCGCGAGCGGGGCACGATGGGGAACCACGCGTTCTACCTGTCGATCCCGCCGAAGTCCTTCCCGCTGGTCACCGAGCAGCTCCGCCGATCGGGTCTCGCGGACCAGAAGGAGGGCCACTGGCGCCGCGTCGTCATCGAGAAGCCCTTCGGGAGCGACCTCAAGACGGCCCGCGAGCTCAACGCCGTCGTCGAGTCGGTCTTCCCGCCGGACTCGGTGTTCCGCATCGACCACTATCTCGGCAAGGAGACGGTCCAGAACATCCTGGCGCTGCGCTTCGCGAACCAGCTCTACGAGCCCCTGTGGAACGCCAACTACGTGGACCACGTGCAGATCACCATGGCCGAGGACATCGGCGTGGGCGGCCGTGCCGGCTACTACGACGGCATCGGCGCGGCCCGCGACGTGATCCAGAACCACCTCCTGCAGCTCCTCGCCCTCACGGCCATGGAGGAGCCCGTCGCGTTCGACGCGTCGAGCCTCCGGGACGAGAAGGAGAAGGTGCTGTCCGCGGTGCGCCTGCCGAAGGACCTGTCCACCGCCACGGCGCGCGGGCAGTACGCCGGCGGGTGGCAGGGCGGCGAGGAGGTCGTGGGCTTCCTCGACGAGGACGGCATGGACCCCGAGTCCCTGACCGAGACCTACGCGGCCATGCGCCTCGACATCAACACGCGCCGCTGGTCGGGCGTGCCGTTCTACCTGCGGGCGGGCAAGCGCCTCGGTCGCCGCGTGACGGAGATCGCGGTCGTGTTCAAGCGCGCTCCGCAGAACCTGTTCGCGGAGGACCAGACGTCGGCCCTCGGCCAGAACGCGCTCGTCATCCGGGTGCAGCCCGACGAGGGCGTCACCATCCGCTTCGGCTCGAAGGTGCCGGGCGCGGGGATGCAGGTGCGCGACGTCACCATGGACTTCGGCTACGGCCACGCCTTCACGGAGGCGAGCCCGGAAGCGTACGAGCGGCTCATCCTCGACGTGCTGCTCGGCGACCCGCCGCTCTTCCCCCGCCACCAGGAGGTCGAGCTGAGCTGGAAGATCCTGGACCCCATCGAAGAATTCTGGCGCACGCAGGGCCAGCCCGAGCAGTACCGTCCGGGCACCTGGGGGCCGGCCTCGGCCGACGAGCTCCTCGCCCGCGACGGACGGACCTGGAGGCGGCCATGA
- the gap gene encoding type I glyceraldehyde-3-phosphate dehydrogenase, with amino-acid sequence MTVKIGINGFGRIGRNYFRAALAKGSDIEIVAVNDLTDNKALAHLLKYDSITGRLDATVELDGDNIIVNGKAIRVLEERDPANLPWGELGVEIVIESTGRFTKAEDARKHITAGARKVLVSAPATGDNVVTLVLGVNEGTYDPATHDVISNASCTTNCLAPLAKVFLDEFGIERGLMTTVHAYTADQNLQDGPHSDLRRARAAAVNIIPTSTGAAKALGLVIPELVGKLDGYALRVPVPTGSITDLTIETSANVTVEQVNAAYEAAAEGPLKGILKYTEDPIVSSDIVNDPHSSIFDAGLTKVIGNQVKVASWYDNEWGYSNRLVDLTEYVADRL; translated from the coding sequence TCGGCATCAACGGCTTCGGCCGCATCGGCCGCAACTACTTCCGCGCCGCGCTCGCCAAGGGCAGCGACATCGAGATCGTCGCGGTGAACGACCTCACCGACAACAAGGCGCTCGCGCACCTGCTCAAGTACGACTCCATCACCGGCCGCCTCGACGCCACGGTCGAGCTCGACGGCGACAACATCATCGTGAACGGCAAGGCCATCCGGGTGCTCGAGGAGCGCGACCCCGCGAACCTCCCCTGGGGCGAGCTCGGCGTCGAGATCGTCATCGAGTCCACCGGCCGCTTCACGAAGGCGGAGGACGCGCGCAAGCACATCACCGCCGGCGCCAGGAAGGTCCTCGTCTCCGCGCCCGCCACGGGCGACAACGTCGTGACCCTGGTCCTCGGCGTCAACGAGGGCACCTATGACCCCGCCACGCACGACGTCATCTCCAACGCGTCGTGCACCACCAACTGCCTCGCGCCCCTCGCCAAGGTCTTCCTCGACGAGTTCGGCATCGAGCGCGGCCTCATGACGACGGTCCACGCCTACACGGCCGACCAGAACCTGCAGGACGGCCCGCACAGCGACCTCCGCCGCGCCCGCGCCGCCGCCGTCAACATCATCCCGACGTCGACGGGTGCCGCGAAGGCGCTCGGCCTCGTCATCCCCGAGCTCGTCGGCAAGCTCGACGGCTACGCGCTCCGCGTGCCCGTGCCCACCGGCTCGATCACCGACCTCACCATCGAGACCTCGGCGAACGTCACCGTCGAGCAGGTCAACGCGGCCTACGAGGCGGCGGCCGAGGGTCCCCTCAAGGGCATCCTCAAGTACACCGAGGACCCCATCGTCTCGAGCGACATCGTCAACGACCCGCACTCCTCGATCTTCGACGCCGGCCTCACCAAGGTCATCGGCAACCAGGTCAAGGTCGCGTCGTGGTACGACAACGAGTGGGGCTACTCCAACCGCCTCGTCGACCTCACCGAGTACGTCGCCGACCGCCTGTAA